The Cucurbita pepo subsp. pepo cultivar mu-cu-16 chromosome LG05, ASM280686v2, whole genome shotgun sequence nucleotide sequence CAATGTAGTGTCTAAATTCATGTATAGCGTATTGAATTTTTAGTGATTATATGAAAATGTAGTTTACTATTAAGAGAAATTatagaattttattaaaatttggataataGACTATTTCCACgtatttgattattttgggGGGGACAAAATTTACACATTTGATTATGTATGGGAtttgttagtattttattcttattgtATAATGATGgggattttaattaattagatactTATGGTGaaacaattatataaataagataGATATACATTGCACTTTATCATAACTAATGTATGTAATGGGAATTAATGGTATTTATTAATGCtttatttagttaattaaacttggttaagaaatttaaatttttccttcgaatttttttaagctaaaaattaaaaaataaactccttcatttttaaattttgggaatctttaattttaatataaaaaattattgtgagTAATTAAAACTATCATTAACATTCTTggattatttatataataataataataataataataggaaTTTGGTTcggtagaaaaataaaagtgtaAGCAGAAACCATAATTGTTAACGCAGCATTTTTctgaataaaaattgaaagtttggTCAAAAACCAAACGGAGCAACCATTATTTATTACTTCAAATTTGGCATTAAATTCTACGGTACAAATCTCActtttttgaaacattttgtattttgtatttttattctttgttgTTAGTGTTGGGTGAGTTTTAGTTTcgttgaataataataatggaaacTTTAGGTAACTCAAGagataaaaacatttaattttccCTTGTAGTAGTATACAGTAAGCTTACAAAgtgatgaattaaaattattgaaatgaaaCAGAAAGCCAATACCCAGCTTAAATGAAGTATATTCAATAAACTTCCTAGGGGACATTTTGGTAACTATGGTAGACTTGTTGGAATGACTTTTTAAGAGTTCTAAAGTATTAAGGCGTTTTTAAGCACTTAAAATGTCGATTCAAAGAGGTCTCTTTCGTACTAGGGATTAGCTATCTAATTTATTCATGTGCATAGACATGATTTCCAGCAAATACAGCTTCCCTAAGAACATGTTAGAAAGATTTTACATCAAGAAGAGAAGGAACAATCTAAGATTGGAAGCTAAACACTTCACTAAAGACTGTATTGTCGGCCAAATATTGTAGTCTCCAAGGAGAGGGGCAACTAGAAAACATTCTCTCTTCTAATTTCGGAGCATCCACTGCATAATATCTTCTCTAATAACGTTGTTGAAACCTCCTGTTCtgtaattcattttcattgcTTCAGAGCCACAAATGGCATATTGTCGGTATTGGATCATGGTCCCAGTTCCAGCAGGCTTCGGCTGCCTCATGATCATTGCAATGGTAGGGAAGGGCTTAGGCCATCTGTGTACTGATGAGGTAATTGACATATATTGATCGAATTTCTGACTAATCACCGCTCGAGGGCTGGGCCGGTGTTTCAAGTAGGAGCTGGAAGCCTGCTTGACCATTTTCATACATTTCATAGGCCCCCTTGGAGGTTCGTGAATCTCAGCAGATTGTTTCATTCGATTAAGCCCTCGTGAAATCCAGCTACCAAGATTACCAACTTCTATGTTTCGATGCTGAATTCTCTGGTGAACTTTTACGGTAACATCAAATATGGCGCGTGTACGTCTGCATTAAGTAAAAAAGTACTTTCCAGCAGTTAAAGAACAGCAACTACAGACTAGCAGCAATAACATATTACTAGTAGTTCTGCAGTTATGGAACTATGGTGAGTTCATGGAGAAGCCAGTACAATCCAATGCTTCAAGGTTTTGGGCCTTCTCGATGAATTTTGATAACTTGACAAGAATCAACCGAAGAACTGGGGgagaaaatttagaatatcAAGCCATAGGTTCCAGAAACAACTAGATCTTTACTACTGCAACTTGGGCCATTGAAGCTCATCATGAAGTTGAAGAATATCATATGATTACTAACAATACTAGGTCATTATGTGTGTAAATTTCACATGAAAATAGGATGATTTCATACGAATAGAGGGATAAATCTTGAAGTATTCGCATTccatagttaaaataaaataaaaagagaagaatgaagaacagaGGAGCTACATAGCCCTGGCAATTAAACTTCACTGCAATGctactatatataaaaggTTAATGGTCGTCTCAAGGCTTTTTCCTAAAAGATACAAGACATCAGCCTTGAGGAGTTAttgtaaagaaataaaatataaaaaatcatatccTTCAATTGCCacatacttcaatgaagattcTTAACACTAATAGGGTTGACCTACtagttaattattattttttttttcgtaagCCATGATGGTAAATGTAGTAAAGGCTTGAATTACCCTAACTCATGTCATAGTAGTACGGCATGAATAATATGGgataatgtattttaaagaATAGACAACAAGATGATATTGTCCTTCTAGTTACTATAAGAGGTTCGGTGCACAAACTCTAGAAAGAGGAAACCTTTGAGAACATTGTATACACCACACAGTATACTTGTCTTCGCTTTTACATTATCACTTATAAAATAGATCATACTACAAATAAATCATGCCATATTACTGATATCACCATAACAACGAAGATGTAAAATCtaaaatgttaatgaaatCAAAGTTCTTGAGAAACCTTTAAGATAGTAGCCATTGACACGCTTATCAAATGCACATCGAATAGCTAATCTGCATTTGACGCAATCTGCTGTATAGCATCCAAAAGAAAGTGGGCATATCAAAAGCATATCTCTACATCTGCTAGCAAGTTTTGTGGCAATTGAgtaatacaaaaagaaattgtcATGTAGCAGACCTATTTAAGGACAAGAAAAATTATTGGTATAAGTGCAACGCCTGGCATTGCATCACCTAAAATAGAAGAATCAGTTTGATTGCAGCCACTTGTGCCATATTCTAGATATTGTCTCAAATAACAAACTTATCGTTAGAAAACTGCCAGAGTACTAGTATGGTATGCTTTGGATTATATGCGAGGGATTAGTAGTATATTAGTAAGGGGCACAAAGGTTAATATTAGGGGTGTCTTGGTTATAAACAGAGTGGAGACCTTAGAAGGTGTGGATCATTTTAGTGGAGTGTCCACTGTGAGCCTTGGGAGAGAGATAGCCCTCTCAAAAGACTAACATCTAAGTAGAGAAATCATTTCGCCTTTTTAGTTGGAACTTTAGGCTGTTCGCGAAAAAAgatagtgaaaaaaaaattattcctaAAGTCGAGACTAAAAAGAATGTATAAACCAATGCTTCGAATTTTGGGAAGTATCATGATCATCCATATAagaattatttcaattttttcagaTGAACAATTTGAAGACCTATTGATTCTATCATTAgaaacttttgaaacttttgaaagaaaagaagaccaCTACCACCACAAAATGGTGCCCTTGTGGCAAGGCCTCGTGTTTGGATGTACCCTCTAAGATTTGGGAATCAAGCCCTTTAGGTTGGAAGCTTAccaacttaaaatatttagtctCCTGGAGGTGGCTTAGGGATGTACAGAACCTCCCAAAAAGCTTATTGGAGGAGGGTCATGTTTATAATGTTAGGAGGGAGACCTCGATAACCCatttatcaaaagaaaaagaagaccaCTACCTAATCACAAGCCTGTTGCCTATTAGACAGAGCCATGAAGAGTACTGCAGAGTCCCTactcacctttttttttccacacAATAGTGTTCCTAACATGATATGTCAGGTATGAAGCGTTATCAGGTTGAAAGTTCACTAACTTAGTTGCCCAAAACTATTGTCTCCACTCTACTAAGGAAATGAAGGCCCACATGAAGAAGTGCACATCTCAGATAATGTATATCTTCCACATAAGCCAATAATTAAGTTCATCAACTATTCCACCAGAATGCAATTAAGGAAATGCAAAGGCCTAAATCCAGTAACTAGAAAAAAGCATTTGAAGAATAATTAGTTCATCAACCATTCCCACCAGATTGTGTTTAACCAGATGTGGAGGCCTCGATTCTGTAACAAAACTCGTGTGAAAAGCACAACGATGGAGCATCAACGGTGGAAAATGAAGCATATAAAACCCAAAATCTTcttaaaactaataatttttttttaaaaaaagttcacCATAGAAGCTTCTTAGCACAAGGGATCGGGAGTAGGTAAATAATGTAGAAAATTTGGGTAAGAATATGTCAAAAATCTGTATCCTTTGTAAGTGAATAAGTATCCGAACTTCCAGATCAGTAGTTAAAGAAATCTTCAACAATGTAACATATATCCTCCacttccaaattttcaaccaaaaattGTTGATTAGCTTCCTCGTCGATATTAGACAGTGGCACGTCCATCATATATTAATCCAATCGGTATCTTGAACTATCGCTAATTACCTGATTCCAACATTTAGGATCAATTTTTTACTTCCTCAAACAAGCTCCCAACATTTATTGcagaaatgaataaataattgctTCAATTGAAACTCTACAGACtcgaggaagaaaagaagatacGTAGAAATCTATTACGTTCAATTGGACACTCACAAACACGTTTAGAAGCGTTCAGATTAAGAGAATACGATGAAcaagagagaaaggaaagatacCCGCGCAGAAATTGACGAATCCGAGGGTGCTTAGGGGAAACAAGACGTCGCTGAATCTTCATAGCGATCTTAAACGTTCGCTTTAGCCCCAAGAAATACGCTGTTGCCAATGTAATCTCCCACAACACCATTTTCCCtccctctgtttttcttcttcttcttcttcttcttcttcttcttcttcttcttcttcttcttcttcttcttcttcttcggttCAGAATAAGCATTAGTGTTTCGTCCAGTCTCAAACGTGAAACTCTGAGTTTGGGCCTTAGCCTGATCAAAATGGGCTTTAATAGCCCGATGTACAGCACTGGCCCAATTCATCATGCGCGGGAATTTGCAaataattcatcaaaataattcTTGAGTTTGGGCCTTAGCCTGATCAAAATGGGCTTTAAGAGCCCAATTCATCATGCGCGGGAATTTGTAaataattcatcaaaataacTCTGAGTTTGGGCCTTAGCCTGATCAAAATGGGCTTTAACAGCCCAATGTACAACAATGGCCCAATTCATCATGCGCGGGAATTTGCAATAATTGGGCCTTAGCCTGATCAAAATGGGCTTTAACAGCCCAATGTACAA carries:
- the LOC111795664 gene encoding uncharacterized protein LOC111795664, with translation MVLWEITLATAYFLGLKRTFKIAMKIQRRLVSPKHPRIRQFLRGRTRAIFDVTVKVHQRIQHRNIEVGNLGSWISRGLNRMKQSAEIHEPPRGPMKCMKMVKQASSSYLKHRPSPRAVISQKFDQYMSITSSVHRWPKPFPTIAMIMRQPKPAGTGTMIQYRQYAICGSEAMKMNYRTGGFNNVIREDIMQWMLRN